The Sphingopyxis macrogoltabida genome contains a region encoding:
- a CDS encoding AAA family ATPase, giving the protein MSNAANEGACLSIKAKHIGPIMELEGKLSAKGQNLLFATSGTGKSFISRALRALEGPMKQGERDIDPADVVSEESSDGALSLFEGTTQITKIAFDKTRGLVNRSPSQYIFHVFSSDYVGAELASRSYVLDGDIDHQIILGKQNLELQDKEDELAKVYGEIDEAVRALMSAFQKGKNKLQSDLSIRANLQDFKGLDLDDCRVLGGRPEKLPTSAAILEQFNALRAVPTDPDKPTSLATLSVQLDVDTARALLERKIDQSTIAAEVKAKIEADREFFDKGAKLVGEDEVCPFCTQKLSVHAKAVIDAYVAYFADAEARSRDLIRRMKGQTAAIRPELSRREASLNQAIIRYDALKVAFPSLSATALDTDAGHRDEMVKLLDELDALLDEKANDLTRSIALREDFGIEGPQAKINEVREANRTRIEKLNSTVDNSTNERLTLQRRGCLAFNYGFRDDNKAALEELAKKEAQRVALLDEIEALKKSSGEKVEAREKVADTLEELISFAFHGRYSFDRENFSVKRDKKDMARGSDRTLSDGEKTVLAFCYFLAQSHLKIDEVGDYRKLYLIVDDPVSSVSFDYVYCICQILKTLRIDGGDIKINTNGSVRPKLLILTHHDFFYNVVLNNNVVPNSALFQLVSRGNKHEVVHQKDFVAPHVFHLKHILDVATSRTPPNPSTPNAVRSVLEGIWRFAYPKKGDLQAFLNEVNSQHGVQVRSVLIQDMSHGGKMWTESPLSADIEMACKEAVEILRYYAPGQVEGIDKFKGVLDSAPIASAETPTP; this is encoded by the coding sequence ATGAGTAATGCTGCGAACGAAGGTGCCTGCCTGAGCATCAAGGCCAAGCACATTGGCCCGATTATGGAACTAGAGGGGAAGCTCTCTGCGAAGGGGCAGAACCTCCTCTTCGCCACCAGTGGAACCGGCAAGTCCTTCATTTCGCGAGCTCTGCGGGCGCTCGAAGGCCCAATGAAGCAAGGCGAAAGGGACATTGACCCTGCTGATGTAGTCTCGGAAGAGAGTTCGGACGGTGCCCTGTCTCTATTTGAAGGCACCACCCAGATTACAAAGATCGCGTTCGACAAGACGCGCGGGCTCGTAAATCGCTCCCCAAGCCAATACATCTTCCACGTCTTCTCATCCGACTACGTCGGCGCTGAGCTAGCTAGTCGTTCCTATGTGCTGGACGGCGACATCGACCATCAAATCATCCTCGGCAAACAGAACCTCGAACTGCAAGACAAGGAGGACGAGCTGGCGAAGGTCTACGGCGAAATCGACGAAGCCGTTCGCGCACTCATGAGCGCCTTCCAAAAGGGCAAAAACAAGCTCCAGTCAGACCTATCGATCCGTGCCAACTTACAGGACTTCAAAGGACTGGATTTGGACGATTGCCGAGTATTAGGCGGTCGTCCTGAGAAGCTCCCAACGAGCGCTGCTATCCTGGAGCAGTTCAACGCGCTGAGGGCAGTGCCGACCGATCCTGACAAGCCTACTTCTTTGGCGACGCTGAGCGTTCAGCTTGACGTGGATACGGCGCGAGCGCTGCTGGAGCGAAAAATCGACCAGTCCACGATAGCGGCCGAAGTGAAGGCAAAAATAGAGGCTGACAGGGAGTTCTTTGATAAAGGTGCAAAGCTCGTCGGTGAAGATGAGGTGTGCCCTTTCTGTACCCAGAAATTGAGCGTCCATGCGAAGGCAGTCATCGACGCATACGTTGCCTACTTCGCCGACGCCGAGGCCAGGTCGCGAGACCTGATCAGGCGGATGAAAGGCCAGACAGCGGCGATCCGACCGGAGCTCTCTCGAAGAGAGGCCAGTCTGAACCAGGCAATCATCCGTTACGATGCGCTCAAGGTTGCTTTCCCGTCGCTGAGCGCAACGGCGCTCGATACCGACGCAGGGCACAGGGACGAGATGGTGAAGCTTCTGGACGAGCTCGACGCGCTGCTCGACGAAAAGGCTAACGACCTCACGCGCTCAATCGCGCTTCGCGAGGACTTCGGGATCGAAGGGCCGCAAGCGAAGATTAATGAGGTCAGAGAGGCCAACCGGACGCGCATTGAGAAGCTTAACTCGACGGTCGACAATTCTACTAACGAGAGGCTGACGTTGCAGCGCCGCGGGTGCTTGGCGTTCAACTACGGGTTCCGCGACGACAACAAGGCCGCGCTTGAAGAGCTTGCGAAGAAAGAGGCTCAGCGGGTTGCCCTCTTGGACGAGATCGAAGCTCTGAAGAAAAGCAGCGGTGAAAAAGTGGAGGCGCGCGAGAAGGTGGCCGACACTCTGGAGGAACTAATCAGCTTCGCCTTCCACGGGCGCTACTCTTTCGATAGGGAAAACTTCAGCGTAAAGCGCGACAAGAAGGATATGGCGCGGGGCAGCGACCGGACCCTGAGTGACGGCGAAAAGACTGTACTAGCTTTCTGCTATTTCCTAGCGCAGTCGCATCTAAAGATTGACGAGGTAGGCGATTACCGGAAGCTCTACCTGATCGTCGACGATCCCGTCTCTTCCGTCTCGTTCGACTACGTCTACTGCATTTGCCAGATACTCAAGACTCTACGCATCGATGGCGGGGACATCAAAATCAACACAAACGGCTCCGTACGTCCCAAGCTGCTGATCCTCACGCATCACGACTTCTTCTATAACGTCGTGCTCAATAACAACGTGGTGCCGAACAGCGCTCTGTTCCAGTTGGTGTCGCGCGGAAACAAGCATGAGGTGGTACATCAGAAGGACTTCGTGGCGCCGCACGTATTCCACCTGAAGCACATCCTTGACGTAGCGACCTCGAGGACACCGCCGAACCCCTCGACGCCTAACGCTGTCCGGTCGGTGCTTGAGGGTATCTGGCGCTTCGCATATCCCAAGAAAGGGGACCTTCAGGCATTCCTGAACGAGGTCAACTCTCAGCACGGGGTGCAAGTGCGGAGTGTGCTGATCCAAGACATGAGCCACGGCGGCAAGATGTGGACGGAGAGCCCCCTGAGCGCCGACATCGAGATGGCCTGCAAGGAGGCTGTAGAGATCCTGCGGTACTACGCTCCCGGGCAAGTTGAGGGTATCGACAAGTTCAAAGGGGTTTTGGATTCTGCACCGATAGCAAGCGCCGAGACCCCGACCCCTTGA
- a CDS encoding AAA family ATPase, with protein MSLVIRRIAIENFRKFRDPFTIDNLTDGLNIIIEPNETGKSTLMEALRAAFFVRHNTQNQLAKSYAPRGDSVAPKVEIDFAIDGAEWSLRKRFLKSASIDVEGPQGRAQGDEAEALLNTLLGSVRDTSRAGDVSTYGALGLLWVAQMDALEIRAPGAIVRDTITASLEAEVGSIMGGEAYRKVRERVDAQYELYWTPTGVKKGRQVEALRRFEVAVTASAEADDKVAQLERSFGELDVCRQRLSVLLREMADQTDSQIRADLVSSLEVARMAAQLLATRQAENEVAAGRLAKLEDIQGRHDAAVVTREKAAKALQDARTLRATSRERVTAGQSKVAEARLAVIEAQAANQRSADAYWKGSENHKEQQLQDAAAAARQRYGELIGLEAELEAMKRVELGAIPSDKLATLEVNERAVVEARARLDAGAAHVTLSGNAEGVMIDGEHMAPGTRALTRTTQIRLGDAELVITPPASAASAEKLLAEAVSKQNDALSALGVTDLAAARERTIAAREASADIRTLMARIAAASPADDRIGLAAGADALKLFVSLQKEPAARVDHGAVDLAKLKQQLEVDATALARAEGVVQSAIEDLRKCEAEEAPRATAEALAQNDLTAVQNAIANIQAHPDWVGLADALSSARQRSAEAAIQLDAAMRNATAHDVADINRKIATIDARARAAADQKTDLEKDIARLEATIDSEGGRGLAEQAAAARDELDASRAALQRVTDDANIIMLLRNTLEEARNETSARFAGPVARRAKGYIERLLPGCELAFSDSMALESIIRAGTEEQSDSLSRGTQEQLAILTRIAFADMLRDQGKPISLILDDPLVYSDDARLDTMIDILREAASQMQVILLTCRDRAFRHVAGNRVRLGS; from the coding sequence ATGAGTCTCGTAATCCGGCGCATTGCGATCGAAAATTTCAGGAAGTTTCGTGACCCGTTTACCATCGACAATCTGACCGATGGCCTCAACATCATCATCGAGCCGAACGAGACGGGAAAGTCGACCCTGATGGAGGCACTGCGTGCGGCGTTTTTCGTGCGCCACAACACGCAGAACCAGCTCGCCAAGTCCTATGCACCGCGCGGCGATTCTGTTGCGCCCAAGGTCGAGATCGATTTTGCTATTGACGGTGCAGAGTGGTCGCTCCGGAAGAGGTTTCTCAAATCAGCATCGATTGATGTTGAAGGGCCGCAGGGCAGGGCACAAGGCGATGAAGCTGAAGCCCTGCTCAACACGCTACTTGGCTCAGTGCGCGATACCAGCAGGGCAGGGGATGTTTCTACCTATGGTGCGCTCGGCCTTTTGTGGGTGGCGCAAATGGACGCGCTCGAGATCCGTGCGCCGGGCGCCATCGTGCGCGACACGATTACAGCTTCGCTTGAAGCGGAAGTCGGGTCGATCATGGGCGGCGAGGCCTACCGCAAGGTGCGAGAGCGTGTCGATGCGCAATACGAGCTCTACTGGACCCCAACGGGTGTGAAGAAGGGTCGTCAGGTCGAGGCGCTCCGCCGCTTCGAGGTCGCTGTGACGGCCTCTGCTGAGGCTGATGACAAAGTCGCCCAGCTTGAAAGGAGTTTCGGCGAGCTTGATGTCTGCCGCCAGCGCTTGTCTGTCCTGCTGCGAGAGATGGCCGATCAGACTGACAGTCAGATACGCGCGGACCTCGTCTCCTCACTGGAGGTGGCACGCATGGCTGCGCAGCTTCTGGCAACCCGGCAGGCGGAAAACGAGGTGGCAGCTGGGCGGCTCGCCAAGCTCGAAGATATTCAGGGGCGACATGATGCCGCAGTGGTGACTCGCGAAAAGGCAGCGAAGGCTCTTCAGGATGCCCGTACCCTCCGGGCGACATCTCGCGAACGCGTAACGGCTGGTCAGAGCAAGGTTGCCGAAGCGCGTCTGGCGGTGATTGAGGCGCAAGCGGCAAATCAGCGATCGGCAGATGCGTATTGGAAGGGTTCGGAGAACCACAAAGAACAGCAGTTGCAGGATGCAGCGGCTGCGGCCCGCCAACGATATGGCGAACTGATCGGGCTCGAAGCAGAACTTGAGGCAATGAAGCGCGTCGAGCTCGGTGCGATCCCCAGCGACAAACTTGCGACACTCGAGGTCAATGAGCGCGCTGTCGTAGAAGCGCGCGCTCGGCTCGATGCCGGTGCGGCGCATGTCACTTTGAGCGGTAATGCCGAGGGTGTCATGATCGATGGCGAACATATGGCTCCTGGCACCCGGGCGTTGACAAGGACGACGCAAATCAGGTTGGGCGACGCCGAACTTGTCATCACACCGCCGGCGTCGGCCGCCAGCGCCGAAAAGCTACTTGCAGAGGCCGTCAGCAAACAAAATGACGCGCTCTCTGCTCTCGGTGTTACGGATCTCGCGGCTGCGCGCGAACGAACGATTGCCGCACGCGAAGCTTCAGCTGATATCCGGACGCTCATGGCCAGAATTGCGGCAGCGTCGCCTGCAGACGACCGCATTGGCCTTGCTGCCGGAGCAGACGCGCTGAAGCTCTTTGTTTCCTTGCAAAAGGAGCCCGCAGCTAGGGTTGACCATGGCGCCGTTGATCTCGCCAAGCTTAAGCAGCAGCTTGAGGTCGATGCGACTGCGCTGGCGCGGGCTGAAGGCGTGGTTCAGAGCGCAATCGAAGATTTGCGCAAATGCGAGGCCGAGGAAGCTCCTCGCGCGACTGCCGAGGCGCTGGCCCAAAACGACTTGACGGCCGTGCAGAACGCGATTGCCAACATTCAGGCCCATCCGGACTGGGTAGGACTTGCGGATGCGCTTTCGAGTGCGCGGCAGCGTTCCGCCGAAGCGGCAATCCAACTTGATGCCGCGATGCGCAACGCAACGGCGCACGATGTGGCGGACATCAACCGCAAGATTGCGACGATTGATGCGCGCGCGAGGGCCGCTGCGGATCAGAAGACAGATCTCGAGAAGGACATTGCCCGGCTCGAAGCCACAATCGACAGCGAAGGAGGGCGGGGGCTTGCCGAGCAGGCGGCTGCGGCTCGCGATGAACTCGATGCCTCCCGTGCAGCGCTTCAGCGGGTGACCGATGATGCCAACATTATCATGCTTCTGCGCAACACCCTTGAGGAGGCCCGCAACGAGACCTCAGCGCGGTTTGCTGGCCCTGTCGCCCGCCGCGCCAAGGGTTACATTGAGCGGCTTCTGCCGGGTTGCGAGCTCGCCTTCTCAGACAGTATGGCACTAGAGAGCATCATTCGCGCAGGAACCGAAGAGCAGTCGGACAGCCTGTCCCGCGGCACACAAGAGCAACTTGCGATTCTAACTCGGATTGCCTTTGCTGACATGCTCCGCGACCAGGGCAAGCCCATTTCGCTGATCCTCGACGACCCGCTAGTCTATTCCGACGATGCAAGGCTCGATACCATGATCGACATTCTGCGTGAAGCAGCCTCCCAAATGCAGGTGATCCTTTTGACCTGCCGTGACCGGGCTTTTCGACATGTTGCAGGTAATCGGGTGAGGCTTGGTTCCTGA
- a CDS encoding metallophosphoesterase family protein, which translates to MKFVHSADWQLGKPFGRFEPDARAALHEARFDAIDTLGRIAIENGAEHVLVAGDVFDTDGPDDRTIVQAVSRMSRHSCRWWLLPGNHDYARSGGLWDRVRSRLGPTINVLTEAEPVEMEDGIWLLPAPLTYRHNLEDPTVAFDAMETPGARLRIGLAHGSIRDFGSRGETKNQIAPDRATRSRLDYLALGDWHGALQVDARTWYSGTPETDRFQRDDPGHVLLVELAESSEPIVKPIRTGRFQWLMRSWTVNDHAAFEAERARLLETIDPPSTLLQLSLAGITSLGDRVAMLQSLEHDFIHRLRFLDIRSDDLVGRPSEDDLAGLAVEGILGVAAARLNEQASAGGTEAVLAKRALERLFVEYSRGEQP; encoded by the coding sequence ATGAAATTTGTGCATTCGGCTGACTGGCAATTGGGTAAGCCTTTCGGGCGGTTCGAGCCTGATGCGCGCGCCGCGCTTCATGAAGCTCGCTTCGACGCTATCGACACGCTTGGCCGGATCGCAATTGAGAATGGTGCTGAGCACGTCTTGGTAGCGGGTGACGTCTTCGATACCGACGGGCCTGATGATCGCACGATAGTTCAGGCGGTCTCTCGAATGAGCCGCCATTCCTGCCGTTGGTGGCTGCTGCCGGGGAACCACGACTATGCGCGCAGTGGAGGGCTGTGGGACCGTGTCCGGAGCCGTCTTGGCCCGACCATAAATGTCCTGACAGAAGCGGAGCCCGTCGAAATGGAAGATGGTATCTGGCTCCTGCCCGCGCCTCTGACATATCGGCACAATCTCGAGGACCCGACAGTCGCCTTTGACGCAATGGAGACACCTGGCGCGCGGCTGCGCATTGGCCTTGCTCATGGCTCTATCCGGGATTTTGGGTCGCGCGGGGAAACCAAGAACCAGATTGCTCCGGACCGGGCGACACGCTCGCGGCTTGATTACCTCGCCCTTGGCGACTGGCACGGCGCGTTGCAGGTCGATGCCAGGACTTGGTACTCTGGCACCCCAGAAACTGACCGCTTTCAGCGCGATGACCCCGGCCATGTGCTTCTTGTTGAGCTTGCCGAAAGTAGCGAGCCGATCGTCAAGCCTATTCGCACTGGTCGGTTTCAGTGGCTGATGCGCTCGTGGACCGTCAACGATCATGCTGCATTCGAAGCGGAACGCGCGCGGCTGCTTGAAACAATCGATCCGCCATCGACGTTGCTACAGCTCTCACTTGCGGGGATTACCAGTTTGGGTGACCGGGTCGCGATGCTTCAGTCTTTGGAGCATGACTTCATTCACCGCTTGCGCTTCCTTGATATCCGAAGCGATGACCTCGTGGGCCGACCAAGCGAGGACGATCTCGCAGGACTTGCGGTCGAGGGCATTCTTGGCGTCGCGGCGGCCCGGTTAAATGAGCAGGCATCTGCGGGCGGAACCGAAGCGGTTTTAGCTAAGCGCGCGCTCGAACGCCTCTTCGTCGAATACAGCCGGGGAGAGCAGCCATGA